Proteins from one Malaya genurostris strain Urasoe2022 chromosome 2, Malgen_1.1, whole genome shotgun sequence genomic window:
- the LOC131430834 gene encoding CKLF-like MARVEL transmembrane domain-containing protein 4 gives MADYSQTATVTQTTTVTQPYIRYDPAYIRTIPGIIKIVCIVLNLIGFICIEVSYFSYHSRGSFFNTVAMMGFWFTGIMLVFYLFHVCERFHKIPWLKIEMYFCAAWALLYMLASSLAAATNVEAFQAAAFFGYCAMIAYGYDAFLKYKAVSNGEIAQGDRSVQVQQQQQTISTVTTY, from the exons ATGGCAGACTACTCGCAAACGGCAACCGTGACCCAGACGACTACAGTCACCCAACCGTACATACGCTATGACCCAGCATACATAAGAACCATTCCCGGAATCATCAAGATCGTGTGCATCGTTCTGAACCTGATTGGGTTCATATGCATCGAGGTTTCGTACTTCAGCTACCACTCGCGGGGTTCCTTCTTCAACACTGTCGCCATGATGGGGTTCTGGTTCACGGGCATAATGCTAGTCTTCTATCTATTTCATGTGTGCGAAAGATTCCACAAGATACCGTGGTTAAAAATAGAAATGTACTTCTGTGCGGCGTGGGCCTTGCTCTACATGCTGGCCTCATCGCTGGCCGCCGCGACCAACGTTGAGGCGTTTCAGGCAGCTGCG tttttcggCTACTGTGCCATGATCGCGTACGGATACGACGCATTTCTGAAGTACAAAGCCGTCAGCAACGGTGAAATCGCTCAGGGGGATCGGTCCGTCCAGgtccaacaacagcaacagacCATTTCAACTGTAACGACCTACTAG